The proteins below are encoded in one region of Pseudophryne corroboree isolate aPseCor3 chromosome 8, aPseCor3.hap2, whole genome shotgun sequence:
- the ABT1 gene encoding activator of basal transcription 1 has product MEVREEAVAGEEEEEEEVPVAEEGEDSAGAERDIDTAGDDTQGGKKKVIPGIIYLGHIPPRLRPRNIRNMLSVHGEVGRIFLQAEERFVRKKKKKAGTNARDFTEGWVEFRDKRLAKLVAASLHNTPMGVRKKNRFHDDLWNMKYLHRFKWTDLSERLAIERQVRQQRMRAEVSQAKRETNFYLQNVERSKKFSKAERKRAADPATSTAPDKQWNFTQRKTEEEIQVLKSARDNERLQKRQEQTERAQEKSQTNRSLLQKIFFAS; this is encoded by the exons atggaagtcagagaggaggCTGTGGctggagaggaagaggaggaggaagaggtacCTGTGGCTGAGGAgggagaagacagcgcgggagcagaGCGTGATATAGACACAGCGGGTGATGATACACAGGGCGGCAAGAAGAAGGTTATTCCCGGCATCATCTACCTGGGTCACATCCCACCTCGACTCCGGCCTCGTAACATCCGCAACATGCTGAGCGTTCATGGGGAAGTGGGACGCATCTTCCTACAAGCCGAGG AGCGCTTTGTgcgcaagaagaaaaaaaaagctggCACCAACGCCCGCGATTTCACGGAAGGTTGGGTTGAGTTTCGGGACAAGCGTCTCGCCAAGCTGGTAGCGGCCAGTCTCCACAACACTCCTATGGGCGTGCGGAAAAAGAACCGCTTTCACGACGACttgtggaacatgaag TATCTGCACCGCTTTAAGTggactgacctgagcgagaggcttGCAATCGAGAGACAGGTCCGGCAGCAGAGGATGCGGGCGGAAGTGTCGCAGGCAAAGAGAGAGACCAACTTTTATCTGCAGAACGTAGAGCGCAGCAAGAAATTCTCCAAAGCGGAGCGGAAGAGGGCGGCAGATCCGGCCACCAGCACAGCCCCGGACAAGCAGTGGAACTTCACACAGCGCAAGACGGAGGAAGAAATCCAGGTCCTTAAGTCGGCCAGGGACAACGAACGTCTCCAGAAACGCCAGGAGCAGACTGAGCGCGCGCAGGAGAAATCCCAGACCAACCGCTCGCTTCTGCAGAAGATTTTCTTTGCTTCCTGA